CGACCAGCGCGTGCAGGACCTCCGCGACGCCGTCCTCGCCGCCGGCGGCCAGCCCCCACAGGTACGGCCGCCCGATGAGCACGGCGTCGGCGCCGAGGGCCAGCGCCCGGGCGACGTCAGCCCCGCTGCGCACGCCGCCGTCGACCAGGACGGGCGCGGCGCCGCCGACGGCCTCGACGACCTCGGGCAGCGCGACGGCCGTCGGCACGACGCCGTCGAGCTGGCGCGCGCCGTGGTTGGAGACGACGACGCCGGCGGCGCCGTGGGCCAGCGCGGCCTCGGCGTCCTGCGCGGTCAGGACGCCCTTGACCAGGACGGGCAGCTGCGCCGTCTCGGCGACCCAGCGCAGGTCGCTCCAGCGCAGCGCGGCCCACCCGCCGATGGGCGGCTTGCGGTCGGCGCCGAGGCGCTCACCCGCGCCGGCGCGTGGCGCGTCGTCGTCGCCCTCGTGCGTCGTGACCCGCACGCCCGGCGGAAGCTCGAGCGCGCCGTGGCGCAGCTCACGCTCGCGCCGTCCCGGGACGGGCAGGTCGATGGTGAGCAGGACGTGGGTGAAGCCGTGCTCGCGCACGCGCTCGAGCACGCGGCGCACGCGGTCGCGCTCGGGCTGGAGGTAGAGCTGGAACCAGCGGGGGGCGTGCGGGGCGGCGGCGGCGACCTCCGCGAGGTCGGCGGTCGCCCGGGTCGACAGGCAGGAGACCAGGCCGGCACGCGCCGCCGCACGGGCGACGGCGACCTCGCCGTCGGGGTGCAGCAGCCGCTGGGCCGCCGCGGGCGCGAGGACGATCGGCGCGGCCATCCGCGCGCCGCAGACCGACGTGCGCAGGTCGGGGTCGGTGACGCCGGTGAGCTGGCGCGGGCGCAGCCACAGCCGGCCCCACGCCGCCTCGTTCTCGAACAGCGTGACCTCGTCGCCGGCCCCGCCCGCGAAGTAGTCGTACGTCGCCTCGGGCAGCAGGTCGCGCGCCTGGGCCTCGAGCCGTCGCAGGAGCTCCACGGCCCGTACCTTCTCCGATGATGCGAGCACTCGTCACGGGCGCCTCGGGCGGCGTCGGGGCCGTCGTCGTGCCCGAGCTCCTGCGCCTGGGCGTCGACGTCCGCGCGTTCGGCCGCAGCGAGGCCCGCATCCGGGCCGCCGGCGTGCCGTCGTCGGTGGCCGTGGTCGAGGGCGACGCGACGGACGGCCGCGGGCTCGACGAGGCGCTGGACGGCTGCGAGGTCGCGTACTTCCTCATCCACTCGATGGAGGGCGGGGCGACGGACTTCAGCGACGTCGAGCGGCGCACCGCCGAGACGTTCGCGACCGCCGCCCAGCGCGCGGGCGTGCGGCGCGTCGTCTACCTCGGCGGCCCGGTGCCGCCCGGCAAGCCGCTGTCGCGCCACCTGCGCAGCCGGCTGGCCGTGGAGGAGGTCCTCCTGGACGCCGTGGACGAGGCGGTGGCGTTCCGCGCGTCGATCGTCGTCGGGCCGCGGTCGCGCTCCTTCCGCTTCCTCGTGCGGCTCGTCGAGCGCGCGCCCGTGCTGCCGCTGCCGCGCTGGCGCGACGGCCGGACGCGGCCGATCGACGAGCGCGACGTGGTCGCCTACCTCGGCGCGGCCGCGACGAGCGCGCGGGTGCACGGCCCGCTGAGCATCGACGTCGCCGGGCCCGACGAGCTCTCCTACGGCGAGCTGGTCCAGACGATCCGCGACGAGCTCATGGTCGACAGGCCGGCGGTGCGCCTGCCGGTGTCGCTGACCGCGGTCGCCGCGCCGGTGGCGGCGGCGATCGCCGGCGAGGACGTGGCGCTCATCGGACCGCTGATGGAGTCGCTGGACAGCGACACGCTGCCGCGCGACGAGCGGGTACGCGAGCTGTTCCCGGAGGTCCGCCTGCACCGCTTCGTCGCCGCGGTGCAGCGCGCCCTGCGCGCCTGGGAGCGTGTCGAGCGCCTCGCGGCACGGTAGGACTACGCCCCACATGGCCGAGGTCCGCACCAGCATCGACATCGACGCACCCGTCGAGGACGTCTACGCCTTCGTGATGGACGCCGAGCGCCTGGGTGAGTGGGTGACCATCCACCGCGGCCTGCTCGAGCACTCCGACGGGCACATGAAGCAGAGGCTCTGCCTGCGCGGTGCGACGTTCAAGGTGGACTGGGAGCTCGACACCGCCAAGCGCCCCTCCCACGTGGTGTGGAAGGGCAGGGGCCCGGCCCGCTCGAAGGCCGAGACGGAGTACCGGCTGGCCGACAACGGCAAGGGCGGCACGCGCTTCGACTACCGCAACGAGTTCCGTGCGCCGCTCGGCCCTCTTGGCGCGGTGGCGTCCTCGGCGCTGGTGGGCGGACTTCCTGAACGTGAGGCGAATGCCTCACTTCAGAAGCTCAAGGCCATCCTCGAAGGATGAAACCTGGCATGCACGGTTTTCCGTAAGTGGAAGACTGTCGGGCATGTCGGACTTCCTGGAGGACAAGAAGCGCGAGATCCGCGAGCGCCTGGAGGAGCTGCGCGAGGCGGTGCAGGAGGCCGAGCGCCTCGAGTCCGCCCTCGCCGCCCTGGAGGGCGTCAGCAACGGCGGTGGCTCGCGCGGCGGGTCCTCGCGCAGCCCGCGCTCGCGCGGCGGCGGCGGTGGCGGCGGCGGCGGCACGGGCAAGCGCGGCCGGCCCAAGGGCTCGGGCCCCCGCGCCAAGCAGGCGCTCGAGACCGTGCGCAAGAAGCCGGGCATCACGATCCCGGAGCTCGCCGAGGCGCTCGAGATGCAGCAGAACTACCTCTACCGCGTGATGCCCGACCTGCAGAAGCAGGGGCTCGTGCGCAAGGAGGGCCGCGGCTGGCACCCGATGGAGGCCGCGTAGGGCGTCCGACCGCGACCCTGTCACCTCCGGCGTGCAGGACCGGGGATCGCAGGGTCACGGACGAACGGCCGCCGACCACCCCTGAGAACGACGACGGGCGCCCCGCAGGGCGCCCGTCGCGCAACCGGGATGAGGCCAGGCGCTAGCCCAGCAGCCCGAGGCCCTGCACGGCCTCGCGCTCGCCCTTGAGCTCGTCGACGGTCTTGTCGATCTTGCCCTGGGCGAACTCGTTGACCTCGAGGCCCTCGACGACCTCGTAGCTCCCGCCGCTGCAGCGCACCGGGAAGCCGGAGACGAGGCCCTCCGGGACGCCGTACTGGCCCTGGGACGGGACGGCCATCGAGCGGATGCCGTCGGCGCCCAGCGCCCAGTCGCGGACGTGGTCGATGGCGGCGCTGGCCGCGGACGCGGCGGAGGACGCGCCGCGGGCCTCGATGATCTCCGCACCGCGCTTGCCGACGCGCGGCAGGTACTCGTTCTCGTACCAGTCGAGGTCGACCTTGTCGGCGGCCTTCTCGCCCTTGACCTTCGCGTTGAAGAGGTCCGGGAACATCGTCGGCGAGTGGTTGCCCCACACGGCGAGGTCCTGGATGTCCTCGACGGCGCAGCCGAGCTTCGTGGCGAGCTGGGCGACCGCCCGGTTCTCGTCGAGGCGGACCATCGCGGTGAAGCGCTCGTTCGGGACGTCGGGCGCGTTGTTCATGGCGATCAGCGCGTTGGTGTTCGCCGGGTTGCCGACGACGAGGACCTTGACGTCGTCCGCGGCGTGGTCGTTGATCGCCTTGCCCTGCGGCTTGAAGATCGCGCCGTTGGCCTCGAGGAGGTCGGCGCGCTCCATGCCCTTCGTGCGCGGGCGCGCGCCGATGAGCAGCGCGACGTTGGCGCCGTCGAAGGCGACGTTGGGGTCGTCGGTGATCTCGACGGAGTCCAGGAGCGGGAACGCGCAGTCGAAGAGCTCGAGCGCGGTGCCCTCCGCGGCCTTCACGGCCTGGGGGATCTCCAGGAGGCGCAGCTGGACCTTCTGGTGGTCGCCGAGCATCTGACCCGAGGCGATGCGGAACAGGACGGCGTAGCCGATGGCGCCGGCGGCGCCCGTGACGGTGACCTTCTTGACGTCGGACATTGCCCCGGACCCTAGACCTCGGTCGCCGCCGCTGCCGTGAGGGCGTCGTTGAACGTCCGACTGGGCCGCATCGCCGCGCTCGCCTTGTCCGGATCGGGGTGGAAGTACCCCCCGACGTCGACCGGCTGGCCCTGCACCTCGGTGAGCTCCGCGACGATCTGCTCCTCCTTGGCGGCGAGCTCCGCGGCGAGGCCCTGGAACCGGCCCGCGAGCTCGGAGTCCTCGGTCTGGGACGCGAGCTCCTGGGCCCAGAAGAGCGCGAGGTAGAAGTGGCTGCCGCGGTTGTCCAGCTCGCCGGCCTTGCGCGACGGCGAGCGGCCCTCCTCCAGGAGCTTGCCGGTGGCGCGGTCCAGCGCCTGGCCGAGCACCCGCGCGCGCGGGTTGTCGTCCTTCTCGGCGAGGTGCTCGAGGGAGACCGCCAGCGCGAGGAACTCGCCCAGGGAGTCCCAGCGCAGGTGGTTCTCGCGGTTGAACTGCTGGACGTGCTTGGGGGCCGAGCCGCCGGCGCCGGTCTCGAACAGGCCGCCGCCCGCCATGAGCGGGACGATCGACAGCATCTTCGCGCTGGTCCCCAGCTCGAGGATCGGGAAGAGGTCGGTCAGGTAGTCGCGCAGGACGTTGCCGGTCACGGAGATCGTGTCCTCGCCGCGGCGGGCGCGCTCGAGGGTGAACCGGGCCGCCTCGCCCACCGGCAGGACCTCGACCTGCAGGCCGTCGGTGTCGAGCTCGTCGAGGACCGGTCGGACCTTCTTGAGCAGCTCGGCGTCGTGCGGGCGGGTCTCGTCGAGCCAGAAGACCGCCGGGGCGCCGGTGGCGCGGGCGCGGCGGACGGCGAGCTCGACCCAGTCGCGGATGGGCGCGTCCTTCGTCTGGCACGCGCGGAAGATGTCCCCCGCCTGGACCTCCTGCTCGAGCAGCGTGGTGCCCGACTCGTCGACGAGGCGCACCGTGCCGGGCGCGTCGACCTCGAAGGTCTTGTCGTGGGAGCCGTACTCCTCGGCCTTCTGGGCCATGAGGCCGACGTTCGGCGTGGTGCCCATCGTCGCCGGGTCGAAGGCGCCGTGGCGCTTGCAGTGCTCGATCGTCTCGGCGTACAGCGCGGCGTAGCTCGAGTCCGGGATCACGCACTTGGTGTCCTGCTGCTCGCCCTGGGCGTTCCAGCCCTGCCCCGAGGAGCGGATGAGCGCGGGCATCGACGCGTCGATGATCACGTCGCTCGGGACGTGCAGGTTCGTGATGCCGCGGTCGGAGTCGACCATGTAGAGCGCCGGCCCGTCGGCGAGCACGCGGTCGAGCTGCTCCTGCTTGTCGGGGTGGGCGCTGACGAGGGAGGCGAGGCCGTCGTCGGGGTCGACGTCGGGCACGTCGTCGAAGAGGTCGCCCACGACGGCGCGGACCGCGTGGCCGAAGATGATCGGGTCCGAGACCTTCATCATCGTCGCCTTGAGGTGGACGCTG
The DNA window shown above is from Conexibacter sp. SYSU D00693 and carries:
- a CDS encoding alpha-hydroxy acid oxidase, whose product is MELLRRLEAQARDLLPEATYDYFAGGAGDEVTLFENEAAWGRLWLRPRQLTGVTDPDLRTSVCGARMAAPIVLAPAAAQRLLHPDGEVAVARAAARAGLVSCLSTRATADLAEVAAAAPHAPRWFQLYLQPERDRVRRVLERVREHGFTHVLLTIDLPVPGRRERELRHGALELPPGVRVTTHEGDDDAPRAGAGERLGADRKPPIGGWAALRWSDLRWVAETAQLPVLVKGVLTAQDAEAALAHGAAGVVVSNHGARQLDGVVPTAVALPEVVEAVGGAAPVLVDGGVRSGADVARALALGADAVLIGRPYLWGLAAGGEDGVAEVLHALVDDLARTLALLGAQRPEHVGAPHVKLRAW
- a CDS encoding NAD(P)H-binding protein; translated protein: MRALVTGASGGVGAVVVPELLRLGVDVRAFGRSEARIRAAGVPSSVAVVEGDATDGRGLDEALDGCEVAYFLIHSMEGGATDFSDVERRTAETFATAAQRAGVRRVVYLGGPVPPGKPLSRHLRSRLAVEEVLLDAVDEAVAFRASIVVGPRSRSFRFLVRLVERAPVLPLPRWRDGRTRPIDERDVVAYLGAAATSARVHGPLSIDVAGPDELSYGELVQTIRDELMVDRPAVRLPVSLTAVAAPVAAAIAGEDVALIGPLMESLDSDTLPRDERVRELFPEVRLHRFVAAVQRALRAWERVERLAAR
- a CDS encoding SRPBCC family protein produces the protein MAEVRTSIDIDAPVEDVYAFVMDAERLGEWVTIHRGLLEHSDGHMKQRLCLRGATFKVDWELDTAKRPSHVVWKGRGPARSKAETEYRLADNGKGGTRFDYRNEFRAPLGPLGAVASSALVGGLPEREANASLQKLKAILEG
- a CDS encoding malate dehydrogenase; amino-acid sequence: MSDVKKVTVTGAAGAIGYAVLFRIASGQMLGDHQKVQLRLLEIPQAVKAAEGTALELFDCAFPLLDSVEITDDPNVAFDGANVALLIGARPRTKGMERADLLEANGAIFKPQGKAINDHAADDVKVLVVGNPANTNALIAMNNAPDVPNERFTAMVRLDENRAVAQLATKLGCAVEDIQDLAVWGNHSPTMFPDLFNAKVKGEKAADKVDLDWYENEYLPRVGKRGAEIIEARGASSAASAASAAIDHVRDWALGADGIRSMAVPSQGQYGVPEGLVSGFPVRCSGGSYEVVEGLEVNEFAQGKIDKTVDELKGEREAVQGLGLLG
- a CDS encoding NADP-dependent isocitrate dehydrogenase; amino-acid sequence: MKIIYTHTDEAPALATHSLLPIVEAFTEAAGVEVETRDISLAGRILAQFPERLTDEQRVPDALAELGDLASTPEANIIKLPNISASVPQLKAAVKELQEQGYDLPPYPEDPQTDEERDVRARYDKVKGSAVNPVLREGNSDRRAPESVKSYARKHPHSMGAWSGDSMTHVSTMGDGDFRSTEKSVTVQSEGAVRIEHVAADGTVTVLKERVPLLAGEVLDAAVMRKAQLDAFLRAQVAEAKEQGVLLSVHLKATMMKVSDPIIFGHAVRAVVGDLFDDVPDVDPDDGLASLVSAHPDKQEQLDRVLADGPALYMVDSDRGITNLHVPSDVIIDASMPALIRSSGQGWNAQGEQQDTKCVIPDSSYAALYAETIEHCKRHGAFDPATMGTTPNVGLMAQKAEEYGSHDKTFEVDAPGTVRLVDESGTTLLEQEVQAGDIFRACQTKDAPIRDWVELAVRRARATGAPAVFWLDETRPHDAELLKKVRPVLDELDTDGLQVEVLPVGEAARFTLERARRGEDTISVTGNVLRDYLTDLFPILELGTSAKMLSIVPLMAGGGLFETGAGGSAPKHVQQFNRENHLRWDSLGEFLALAVSLEHLAEKDDNPRARVLGQALDRATGKLLEEGRSPSRKAGELDNRGSHFYLALFWAQELASQTEDSELAGRFQGLAAELAAKEEQIVAELTEVQGQPVDVGGYFHPDPDKASAAMRPSRTFNDALTAAAATEV